The Halomonas sp. KG2 genome segment CATGGCCACCATAGAACATAGCGAAATTATTAATGCTCAGCCTGAAAGAGTATTTGAACTGCTGAGTCGAGTTGAAGATTTTGCTGATTATTCTGATCTCATTAGATCAATTGATACCTTAGGCGATAACCGTTATCGCTGGCATGTCCATGCGGTGGGTATGGATTGGTCATTTGATGTGGCAGTAACCGAGATCAAACCACCTTATGTGCTGGCATGGGAATCATTGGAAGGCGTTAAAAACCAAGGTCGTTATCAATTGCGTGAAGTGCCGGAGGGGACAGAGGTATCGCTTACGCTGAGTTATGAAATCCGTAATCGATTGATGGAAAAAGCGGTGAACCGTGCTGCAAAGCCATTAGTGGGAAAAGTGAGTAGGCAAATTCTTGAGCGCGTTGAAGCTCGCCTCAACAGTTAATGGCTACATTGGCGCCGTTAGTGAGCGGCGCGCAAAGAGGTGTTCAACAGCAATCAAGCTCGTTTATGCATCGAGGCATCAAGGTGGTCGACAACTTCGGCCCAGTCGGCATCATCTTCTACGGCCTCACGAAGAAAATCAGCTTGACCTTCGTTCCAGCAGGGAGCCTCTGCGAGCGGCATTTCTTTGGGAAGGGGGGAGTGGCGTTGAATAAAGTGCTCGATGGACTCTGCATCCGAGCGTAGCCCGAGTTGTTCAAATAGCTCGCTAAAATAGTGTACAGGCTGTTCCATACGCTGCTTTCCTTTTGGTTGTTAGCGTATGTTTAAACATAGCGTGTATAAGTGACTACGCCAGTGCGAATTGATCGACGTGCGGTGTTTAGCGCTCGCCGACAAGTGGCGTTAAAAATCGCTGGCGTCGAATGTCCATGGAAAGGGGTTGAGCCAATAGGTGAACAAGTTTGGTGAAAGCGGCTTCCGGCGTCATGTTATCTCCAGACAGTAAGCCCGCTTCAGCTAGGCCATGGCCCGCTGCGTACTCGCCCATATGAATGCTGCCCTGGGGGCACTGGCTAATCGCGGCCAGCAGTTTTCCTTCGCCACTGGCGTTAGCAATGACATCAATAATTGCAGGGTCGTTGGGTATATTACCTGCTCCCCAAAGCTGCAGTAGAGCCCCCTTAACGCGTGAATCACCAAGCAGGGCTTCCAGTTGCCAAGGTGATATGCCGGGCCACAATGCTAGTCTGATAACGGCGCCATCGGAGACGGCTTGATAGTCTGAAAGCTCAAAGCGGGGCGCGCCGCGTTGCTGAAACCCTAAACCTCTACTTGGGTAATAAATGAAGTCTTCGCCAACGCGTTCACCGATACAGGGATAGCTTGGTGAGATAAATGCATCTAAGGATTCCGTGTGCTGTTTAATCGCTCGTGAGCCCCTCAGAAGGCGATTTGAAAAGTAGATCGCCACCTCTTGTAACTCAACGTTTGCAGCAAACCTTAATGCTCCGTAAAGGTTGCCGATCGCATCGCTATCAATCATTTCAAGAGGATGCATAGAGCCTGTTAACACAACCGGGCGGTCAATCCCCTGTAGTTGGTAGGCAAGACTCGACGCGGTCCAGCTTAGGGTATCCGTGCCATGGATAACGACAAATCCACGGTAGTTGGCTAAGTGGGCAGCAATATCATTGGCAATCTGTTGCCAAGTCAGCGGTGTCGCTGCACTTGAGTCGATCAATGATGCATAACTAAGCACGTCATAAGCGGGAAGGGCATGTTGGTGCAGTATCGGAAGCTGGCTTAGTGCGTCTGCCATGCGATCTTGAAAATTCCCCCCTGGGGCTAGTCCCTTTACATTTGGCTGCATGCCAATGGTGCCGCCAGTATAGATGACCAGTACACGTTCTTGAGTGGGGGCGGCGTTTGCCAGGGGGGAAGTGATGCTCATAGCCGTTTCCTGAATTGGGCGAATCTAAAGGGGTGTTTCTCAATCGTAGCATCTAAGTAAGTGTGTCTAAGTGCTTGTGTCTAATAAGTGTCCGTGGCTCAGTATGCTATTGAAACAGGCTCTGCAAACTGAGGCAGGTATTGCCATGTACGACTGCTAGCCGCGATGTACTAACAACTCACCACTATGATCGTCTAATTGGCGGTTACGCCCAGCCAATAAGGCGAATCCGCAACAAATAATAATTAGCAGTATAAGCAGCCATGCTATGTGGGCTAACTCTGCTCCGGCTTGCAGCATCAGGCCAACCCCAAAAGGGCCTATCGCTGCCAACGTATAGCCGCCACCCTGTACTAAGCCAGAAAGCTGCCCCGCGAGACGCGAGTTAGCCGTTCGTAACACCAATAGGCTGAGTGCTAAGCTGAAGCTGCCGCCTTGGCCAATACCAAGAAGTATCGCGCCGGGCCACTTCCAGGCTAGTGGCGCAATAAGCAACATCCAAAGCCCTAGTGCGGTGCTAAAAAGGACTAGCAGTAAGGCAGGGCGTTGATCGTGAGTTAAGCGGGCTAGCCAAGGTGCGCCCAGCGCTGAAACTAGCTGACACATGATTGAGATGGCCATTGTCCAGCCGGCCGCAGCTTCATCATAGCCTCTGTAGACCAATAAGGTGGGCAGCCAGCCAAACACAATGTAAGCCATGGAAGACTGAATGCCCATGAACAGCATGACATGCCACGTAAGTGGCTTACGCATTAATTGGGCGAGCGAAGAAGAGTTTCTTGGCTTGAGTGGGGTGTGTTGAGCCGTTGGCATGTTGATCACCCAGAGTGCCAGGGCTACTAATGCTAATAGTGACCAGCTCATTAGACTCAACTGCCAGCTGCCTAGCCATTGCATCAGCGGAACACTAAGACCAGCGCCTAAAGCACCGCCGAAACATAACGCCATGGTGTATAAACCAGTCAGAAGATCGGCGCTATGGGGCAGCTCGCGTTTAACAAGCGCTGGTAGAAGGGTGCCGCTAAGGCCAATCGCGCTGCCTGCCATTGCTGAGCCAATAAAAAGTGCCCCAGGCACTGGCATGCCTCTTAAGATTAAGCCGCAGGTTAATAAAAGCAGTGCACTGCTCAGGGCCCGTTCACTGCCCAACTGTTTAGCCAGTAGAGGAGCAAGTGGGGCTGACAAGCCTAAAAAAAGCACGGGTAACGTGGTTAAAATGCCCGCTGATGCAGGGCTTAGCCCCGCAGTTTCTTGCAGTCGGGAAAGCAGCGGCGCAACTGATGACATAGCAGGGCGTAAATTAAGCCCTACTACGAACATCAGAACAATAAAGGTGTATGTGCGACGAGAAGCCATGCTGACATTTACTTGAGGTGGGGGCGTAAGTCGCCGCGTACCGCATCAAGCAGGGTAATGAAATGATAGTCTTGCTGCGTGTCTAAGCAGTCTACGCGCACCTCGGTACGCATCCCCTTATCAATATTCAGCTTGTCGTAGATTTCGAGGGTTAATTTACGTGCAGGTTTCTCGCCCGGCGTAATAACACCGTCTTCCAGTGTAAAGGTTTCAAGTAGCGTTACCCGTACTCGCGTGCTGCTCTCTTCGCTAAGTACCCGTCGCACAAATAACCACCCCTCACAGGGAAGCGATTCGTTATTATTACGTTCACGTAAGAAAAGTGTGCGATAACAAGCGCCCTCTGTAGAGGCTTTTTCAGCCATGCTGCGATACGCCTGCAGCACTTGCCCAGCCGATGCTCGGGCATCTTCTAGCCGCTGTGAAATACCTT includes the following:
- a CDS encoding SRPBCC family protein, producing MATIEHSEIINAQPERVFELLSRVEDFADYSDLIRSIDTLGDNRYRWHVHAVGMDWSFDVAVTEIKPPYVLAWESLEGVKNQGRYQLREVPEGTEVSLTLSYEIRNRLMEKAVNRAAKPLVGKVSRQILERVEARLNS
- a CDS encoding DUF2789 domain-containing protein, which encodes MEQPVHYFSELFEQLGLRSDAESIEHFIQRHSPLPKEMPLAEAPCWNEGQADFLREAVEDDADWAEVVDHLDASMHKRA
- a CDS encoding asparaginase; protein product: MSITSPLANAAPTQERVLVIYTGGTIGMQPNVKGLAPGGNFQDRMADALSQLPILHQHALPAYDVLSYASLIDSSAATPLTWQQIANDIAAHLANYRGFVVIHGTDTLSWTASSLAYQLQGIDRPVVLTGSMHPLEMIDSDAIGNLYGALRFAANVELQEVAIYFSNRLLRGSRAIKQHTESLDAFISPSYPCIGERVGEDFIYYPSRGLGFQQRGAPRFELSDYQAVSDGAVIRLALWPGISPWQLEALLGDSRVKGALLQLWGAGNIPNDPAIIDVIANASGEGKLLAAISQCPQGSIHMGEYAAGHGLAEAGLLSGDNMTPEAAFTKLVHLLAQPLSMDIRRQRFLTPLVGER
- a CDS encoding MFS transporter, whose translation is MASRRTYTFIVLMFVVGLNLRPAMSSVAPLLSRLQETAGLSPASAGILTTLPVLFLGLSAPLAPLLAKQLGSERALSSALLLLTCGLILRGMPVPGALFIGSAMAGSAIGLSGTLLPALVKRELPHSADLLTGLYTMALCFGGALGAGLSVPLMQWLGSWQLSLMSWSLLALVALALWVINMPTAQHTPLKPRNSSSLAQLMRKPLTWHVMLFMGIQSSMAYIVFGWLPTLLVYRGYDEAAAGWTMAISIMCQLVSALGAPWLARLTHDQRPALLLVLFSTALGLWMLLIAPLAWKWPGAILLGIGQGGSFSLALSLLVLRTANSRLAGQLSGLVQGGGYTLAAIGPFGVGLMLQAGAELAHIAWLLILLIIICCGFALLAGRNRQLDDHSGELLVHRG